A genomic region of Streptomyces sp. NBC_00247 contains the following coding sequences:
- a CDS encoding Lrp/AsnC family transcriptional regulator, protein MALPDALDLKVMQALQLDGRASFVQIADVLGVSDKTVARRFAGLRRDTGFRVVGMTDETKLGRSSWIVRLRCTPDAADPLATALARRADTFYISLMSGGTEVMCAMRPRTQRERDELLLGRLPRTPRVVQVSAHCVLNQFYGGPLDWLSKTDALTPEQEDALRPRLGEPPAGPVTLDAVDEALIEVLRRDGRAPMAELQSRTGQSEAVVKRRLDRLRRSGALYFDVEYDHEPLGHGVGAMLWLTVAPADLVAVGKTLAAHPEVRFAAAVTGRANIVAAVQCRTTQDLYAYLTDRIGATHGVQNAETVLTLRQVKVLTYDPRR, encoded by the coding sequence GTGGCCCTGCCCGACGCCCTGGACCTGAAGGTGATGCAGGCCCTCCAACTCGACGGCCGCGCCTCCTTCGTGCAGATCGCCGACGTCCTCGGCGTCTCCGACAAGACCGTCGCCCGCCGCTTCGCCGGGCTGCGCCGCGACACCGGTTTCCGGGTGGTCGGGATGACCGACGAGACCAAGCTCGGGCGGTCCAGCTGGATCGTCCGGCTGCGCTGCACACCCGATGCCGCCGACCCGCTCGCCACCGCGCTCGCCCGCCGCGCCGACACGTTCTACATCAGCCTCATGTCCGGCGGCACCGAGGTCATGTGCGCCATGCGGCCGCGCACCCAGCGGGAACGCGACGAACTCCTGCTCGGGCGGCTGCCGCGCACCCCGCGCGTCGTCCAGGTCAGCGCCCACTGCGTACTGAACCAGTTCTACGGCGGCCCGCTGGACTGGCTGAGCAAGACCGACGCCCTGACCCCCGAGCAGGAGGACGCCCTGCGGCCCCGGCTCGGGGAGCCGCCCGCCGGGCCCGTGACCCTCGACGCCGTGGACGAGGCGCTGATCGAGGTGCTCCGCCGGGACGGCCGGGCGCCGATGGCCGAACTGCAGAGCAGGACCGGCCAGTCCGAAGCCGTGGTCAAGCGGCGGCTGGACCGGCTGCGCCGCAGCGGCGCCCTCTACTTCGACGTCGAGTACGACCACGAACCTCTCGGCCACGGCGTGGGAGCCATGCTCTGGCTCACCGTGGCGCCCGCCGACCTGGTCGCGGTGGGAAAGACGCTGGCGGCCCACCCCGAGGTGCGGTTCGCGGCAGCGGTCACCGGTCGCGCGAACATCGTCGCCGCCGTCCAGTGCCGGACCACCCAGGACCTGTACGCCTACCTGACGGACCGTATCGGCGCCACCCACGGTGTGCAGAACGCCGAGACCGTGCTGACGTTGCGTCAGGTGAAGGTGCTGACGTACGACCCCCGCCGCTGA
- a CDS encoding sulfurtransferase has product MKPIITASAYAGESAGPRPPVVLDIRWQLGGPNGRAAYEAGHLPGAVYVDLDSELAGPAGAGGGRHPLPDPESFGAAMRRAGVSSDRGVVVYDGGQGWAAARAWWLLRWAGHRDVRVLDGGLAVWDGELSTDVPSPHEGDFRPKPGELPVLDADAAAALARTGVLLDARAGERYRGDVEPIDRVGGHIPGALSAPTGENVGEDGRYLPAARLADRFAALGATGDGEIGVYCGSGVSGAHEVLALEIAGLRAALYPGSWSEWSSDESRPVATGPDPQ; this is encoded by the coding sequence ATGAAGCCCATCATCACCGCATCCGCATACGCGGGCGAGTCGGCAGGACCCCGCCCGCCCGTGGTCCTCGACATCCGCTGGCAGCTCGGCGGCCCGAACGGCCGGGCCGCCTACGAGGCCGGGCACCTCCCCGGCGCCGTCTACGTGGACCTCGACAGCGAACTGGCCGGCCCGGCCGGAGCCGGTGGCGGCCGTCATCCGCTGCCCGACCCGGAGAGCTTCGGGGCAGCGATGCGCCGGGCGGGAGTCTCCTCGGACCGGGGGGTGGTGGTCTACGACGGCGGCCAGGGCTGGGCGGCGGCCCGTGCCTGGTGGCTGCTGCGCTGGGCGGGGCACAGGGACGTCCGGGTGCTGGATGGGGGTCTCGCGGTGTGGGACGGCGAACTGTCCACCGACGTCCCGAGCCCTCACGAGGGCGACTTCCGGCCGAAGCCCGGGGAGCTGCCGGTGCTCGACGCCGACGCCGCGGCAGCCCTGGCCCGTACCGGGGTGCTGCTCGACGCGCGCGCCGGTGAGCGCTACCGGGGCGATGTCGAACCGATCGACCGGGTGGGCGGCCACATTCCGGGCGCCCTCTCCGCGCCGACGGGGGAGAACGTGGGCGAGGACGGGCGCTACCTGCCCGCCGCGCGGCTCGCCGACCGCTTCGCCGCCCTCGGTGCCACCGGCGACGGCGAGATCGGCGTCTACTGCGGTTCAGGCGTCTCCGGGGCCCACGAAGTGCTCGCCCTGGAGATCGCCGGCCTGCGGGCGGCGCTGTACCCGGGCTCCTGGTCCGAGTGGTCCTCGGACGAATCGCGCCCGGTCGCGACCGGACCGGACCCCCAGTAG
- a CDS encoding ferrochelatase: MPDLRDPAPYDALLLLSFGGPEGPDDVVPFLRNVTRGRGIPEERLKEVGKHYYLFDGISPINGQNRDLLEALRTDFAGHGLDLPVYWGNRNWAPYLTDALREMTEAGHRRILTLATSAYASYSGCRQYRENLADALETLRAEGLTVPRVDKLRHYFNHPGFVTPMTDGVLASLASLTDEERAGAHLAFCTHSIPVSAADTSGPTESHGDGGAYVAEHLDVARTIVEAVREETGVEYPWRLVYQSRSGAPHIPWLEPDICDHLENLHGDGVPAAVMVPIGFVSDHMEVLYDLDTEATAKAAELGLPVRRSATVGADPRFAAAVRDLVLERAATEQGYRVDRCALGALGPSHDLCPVGCCPARTPKPAAAGADSPFS; this comes from the coding sequence ATGCCCGATCTGCGCGACCCCGCCCCCTACGACGCCCTGCTGCTCCTCTCCTTCGGTGGTCCCGAAGGCCCGGACGACGTGGTTCCGTTCCTCCGGAACGTCACCCGCGGCCGGGGCATCCCCGAAGAGCGGCTGAAGGAGGTCGGCAAGCACTACTACCTCTTCGACGGCATCAGTCCGATCAACGGCCAGAACCGGGACCTCCTGGAAGCCCTGCGCACGGACTTCGCGGGCCACGGGCTGGACCTCCCGGTGTACTGGGGCAACCGCAACTGGGCCCCGTACCTGACCGACGCCCTGCGCGAGATGACCGAAGCGGGGCACCGCCGGATCCTGACCCTCGCGACCAGCGCCTACGCCTCCTACTCGGGCTGCCGGCAGTACCGCGAGAACCTCGCGGACGCGCTGGAGACCCTGCGGGCCGAGGGCCTGACGGTGCCGCGCGTGGACAAGCTGCGCCACTACTTCAACCACCCGGGCTTCGTGACGCCCATGACCGACGGGGTGCTCGCCTCGCTCGCGAGCCTCACCGACGAGGAGCGCGCGGGAGCCCACCTGGCCTTCTGCACGCACTCGATCCCCGTGTCGGCGGCCGACACCTCCGGTCCCACGGAGTCCCACGGCGACGGCGGCGCCTACGTCGCCGAGCACCTCGACGTCGCCCGGACGATCGTCGAGGCGGTACGCGAGGAGACCGGCGTCGAGTACCCGTGGCGGCTCGTCTACCAGTCCCGCAGCGGCGCCCCGCACATCCCGTGGCTGGAACCCGACATCTGCGACCACCTGGAGAACCTGCACGGCGACGGCGTCCCGGCGGCCGTGATGGTCCCCATCGGGTTCGTCTCCGACCACATGGAGGTCCTCTACGACCTCGACACGGAGGCCACCGCCAAGGCCGCCGAGCTCGGGCTGCCCGTCCGCCGGTCGGCCACCGTCGGAGCGGACCCGCGGTTCGCCGCGGCCGTCCGCGACCTCGTGCTGGAGCGCGCCGCCACCGAGCAGGGGTACCGCGTGGACCGTTGCGCGCTCGGCGCCCTCGGCCCCTCGCACGACCTCTGCCCGGTCGGCTGCTGTCCGGCCAGGACACCGAAGCCGGCCGCCGCGGGCGCCGACAGCCCGTTCTCCTGA
- a CDS encoding VOC family protein produces the protein MTEAVSRRTPGTPCWVSLIVHGLSATQDFYGALFGWEFKPGPEQLGPYVRGRLQGEEIAGIGQLPPDRHLPIAWTTYLATDDADATAETIRSCGGTVAVGPLDAGPAGRLAIASDPNGAVFGIWQAARHAGTHLWGAPGTPVWNELITRETSSVAKFYQAVFGYEAQAVVSADFDYQTLHLDGRPVAALHGVGHALPRDRGPHWMTYFEVEDTDVAAARVVELGGHILQPPREGTSGRLATVSDPEGAAFTIVRSGER, from the coding sequence ATGACCGAGGCTGTCTCCCGGCGCACACCCGGCACGCCCTGCTGGGTGAGCCTGATCGTGCACGGCCTGAGCGCCACCCAGGACTTCTACGGCGCCCTCTTCGGATGGGAGTTCAAGCCCGGCCCCGAACAGCTCGGCCCGTACGTGCGCGGCAGGCTCCAGGGCGAAGAGATCGCGGGGATCGGCCAGTTGCCCCCCGACCGCCATCTGCCGATCGCCTGGACGACCTACCTCGCCACCGACGACGCGGACGCCACCGCCGAGACGATCCGCTCCTGCGGCGGCACGGTGGCGGTCGGCCCTCTCGACGCGGGTCCGGCCGGCCGGCTGGCCATCGCCTCCGACCCGAACGGAGCGGTCTTCGGCATCTGGCAGGCCGCCCGGCACGCGGGGACGCACCTCTGGGGCGCACCGGGCACCCCGGTCTGGAACGAGCTGATCACCCGGGAGACGTCCTCGGTCGCCAAGTTCTACCAGGCGGTGTTCGGCTACGAGGCCCAGGCGGTCGTCTCCGCCGACTTCGACTACCAGACACTGCACTTGGACGGCCGCCCGGTGGCGGCCCTGCACGGAGTCGGGCACGCCCTGCCGCGTGACCGGGGTCCGCATTGGATGACGTACTTCGAGGTCGAGGACACCGACGTGGCCGCCGCCCGCGTGGTGGAGCTGGGCGGGCACATCCTGCAGCCGCCGCGCGAGGGCACGAGCGGCCGGCTGGCGACGGTCTCGGACCCGGAAGGTGCGGCCTTCACCATCGTGCGGAGCGGCGAGCGCTGA
- a CDS encoding inositol monophosphatase family protein, whose protein sequence is MTDPLLVELLELARTAAARAGALLRDGRPADLGVAATKSSPIDVVTEMDIAAEKLITGYLSEHRPQDGFLGEEGASREGTSGVRWVIDPLDGTVNYLYSLPTWAVSIAAELDGERVVGVVEAPMRGETFHAVRGGGAYVNGTALRVRPAPPLDQALVSTGFNYVATVRTHQADVAQQLIPRLRDIRRGGSAAIDLCDVAAGRLDGYYERGLHPWDLAAGDLIAREAGALTGGRPGLPADGDLTVAASPGVFEPLQAILEQLGAWHD, encoded by the coding sequence GTGACCGACCCCCTGCTCGTCGAACTCCTCGAACTCGCCCGGACCGCCGCCGCCCGCGCCGGAGCCCTGCTGCGCGACGGCCGTCCCGCCGACCTGGGGGTGGCAGCGACCAAATCGAGCCCCATCGACGTCGTCACCGAGATGGACATCGCCGCCGAGAAGCTGATCACCGGCTACCTCTCGGAGCACCGCCCGCAGGACGGCTTCCTCGGCGAGGAGGGCGCGAGCCGCGAGGGCACCAGCGGTGTCCGCTGGGTCATCGACCCGCTGGACGGGACGGTGAACTACCTCTACTCCCTGCCGACCTGGGCCGTCTCGATCGCCGCGGAGCTCGACGGGGAGCGGGTCGTGGGCGTGGTCGAGGCGCCGATGCGCGGCGAGACCTTCCACGCGGTGCGGGGCGGCGGCGCGTACGTGAACGGCACCGCTCTGCGCGTCCGGCCCGCCCCGCCGCTGGACCAGGCGCTCGTGTCGACCGGCTTCAACTACGTCGCCACCGTCCGCACCCACCAGGCCGACGTGGCCCAGCAGCTGATCCCGAGGCTCCGGGACATCCGGCGCGGGGGCTCGGCCGCCATCGACCTGTGCGACGTGGCCGCCGGCCGGCTCGATGGCTACTACGAGCGCGGACTCCACCCCTGGGACCTGGCGGCCGGCGACCTCATCGCCCGCGAGGCCGGCGCGCTCACCGGCGGACGCCCGGGGCTGCCCGCCGACGGGGACCTGACGGTGGCCGCCTCGCCGGGCGTCTTCGAGCCCCTCCAGGCGATCCTGGAGCAGCTGGGCGCCTGGCACGACTGA
- the sepH gene encoding septation protein SepH yields the protein MPELRVVAVSNDGTRLVLKAADSTEYTLPIDERLRAAVRNDRARLGQIEIEVESHLRPRDIQARIRAGASAEEVAQFAGIPVDRVRRFEGPVLAERAFMAERARKTPVRRPGENTGPQLGDAVQERLLLRGADKETVQWDSWRRDDGTWEVLLVYRVAGEPHSASWTYDPPRRLVQAVDDEARSLIGESDATAPEPSFPFVPRIARLPRDRPLDRALDRQMERHAEPEEYSGPTAAERDSLTSLLEAVPSFRGDMVVPERPSQPEPAAIEPAVEEPAADEPPAAAASAGAGSAYADVLMPRAVAGHRDRLTGTTDRQAEADGVRPGRRAAVPSWDEIVFGTRRKKQD from the coding sequence ATGCCCGAACTGCGTGTCGTGGCCGTCTCCAACGACGGCACACGACTGGTGCTCAAGGCTGCGGACAGCACGGAGTACACGCTTCCGATCGACGAGCGTCTCCGTGCCGCGGTGCGCAACGACCGCGCGCGGCTCGGACAGATCGAAATCGAGGTGGAGAGCCACCTCCGCCCGCGGGACATCCAGGCCCGGATACGAGCCGGTGCCTCCGCCGAGGAGGTCGCCCAGTTCGCCGGGATTCCCGTCGACCGTGTCCGCCGCTTCGAGGGCCCCGTGCTCGCGGAGCGCGCCTTCATGGCCGAGCGGGCCCGGAAGACGCCGGTACGCCGTCCCGGCGAGAACACCGGCCCCCAGCTCGGCGACGCCGTGCAGGAACGTCTGCTGTTGCGCGGCGCGGACAAGGAAACGGTTCAGTGGGACTCCTGGCGCCGCGACGACGGCACCTGGGAGGTCCTGCTGGTCTACCGCGTCGCGGGCGAACCGCACTCGGCGAGCTGGACCTACGACCCGCCGAGGCGGCTGGTCCAGGCCGTGGACGACGAGGCGCGTTCCCTCATCGGTGAATCGGACGCCACGGCTCCGGAGCCGAGCTTCCCGTTCGTACCGAGGATCGCGCGGCTGCCCCGGGACCGTCCGCTGGACCGCGCCCTGGACCGGCAGATGGAGCGGCACGCCGAGCCGGAGGAGTACTCCGGCCCGACGGCCGCCGAACGCGATTCGCTGACCAGCCTCCTGGAGGCGGTACCGAGCTTCCGGGGCGACATGGTCGTGCCCGAGCGGCCCTCGCAGCCCGAGCCGGCGGCGATCGAGCCGGCCGTCGAGGAGCCGGCGGCGGACGAGCCACCGGCCGCGGCGGCGTCGGCGGGAGCCGGTTCCGCCTACGCCGACGTGCTGATGCCGCGTGCCGTCGCGGGGCACCGTGACCGGCTGACGGGGACCACCGACCGCCAGGCCGAGGCGGACGGCGTCCGTCCGGGCCGCCGGGCGGCGGTGCCCAGCTGGGACGAGATCGTCTTCGGGACCCGGCGCAAGAAGCAGGACTGA
- a CDS encoding MFS transporter, protein MACIGVFVAYFPITTVSVSLPVIQEALGASTSDLSWVSDAFVLPVAALILTAGVFGDVHGRKKVFQAGLALCAAGATVSLCAQSITMIWIGQALSGAGAAALLPMTLALISHVVPDHRERGKFIGLWTTFLMGALAVGPLIAGTITAHADWRWIFLLPVPLSLAAMAAGAWLLDESRSPYPRKLDWPGQITAAVAITALVYGVIEGGASSFTEPQVLAALAIAVICGIVFVLAERRSDSPMLDLRIFRSPAFTGSTLVVMISFLGLIGFFFVLSLYFGMVQRLTTLEAGTRLLMVTIMPLVLGAVFGRLAQRLSARLLIAGGLLIATVGLCTLTTIGIDTSFASLAWRLALLGTGLGIAFPCITATAVGSVPPHQAGMAAAGNNAFRQVGAALGPAILGALLTTKAVGALPGHLGDQGLTGAAAERITAAVDRGGLEAVAGMPLGADTGRALHALSLSFVDGLHLCLVVSAALMLCGAIVAAVTLRPRGAAPSVPAAGSTGVVRAADGEARTGAPAAAGTGPDHA, encoded by the coding sequence ATGGCCTGCATAGGCGTGTTCGTGGCCTATTTCCCGATCACCACCGTGTCGGTGAGCCTCCCCGTCATCCAGGAAGCTCTCGGCGCCTCCACCTCGGACCTCTCGTGGGTCTCGGACGCCTTCGTCCTGCCGGTGGCCGCTCTGATCCTGACGGCCGGAGTCTTCGGCGACGTACACGGGCGCAAGAAGGTCTTCCAGGCGGGGCTCGCACTCTGCGCCGCCGGTGCCACCGTCTCGCTCTGCGCCCAGTCGATCACCATGATCTGGATCGGACAGGCCCTCTCCGGTGCCGGGGCCGCCGCACTGCTGCCGATGACCCTCGCGCTCATCAGCCACGTCGTCCCCGACCACCGCGAACGCGGCAAGTTCATCGGCCTCTGGACGACCTTCCTCATGGGGGCGCTCGCCGTCGGCCCGCTGATCGCCGGCACGATCACCGCCCACGCGGACTGGCGGTGGATCTTCCTCCTGCCCGTCCCGCTCTCCCTCGCGGCGATGGCCGCCGGCGCGTGGCTACTCGACGAATCCCGGTCGCCCTACCCCCGCAAGCTCGACTGGCCCGGTCAGATCACCGCGGCCGTGGCCATCACGGCCCTCGTCTACGGGGTCATCGAAGGCGGAGCGTCCTCCTTCACCGAGCCGCAGGTCCTCGCGGCCCTGGCGATCGCGGTGATCTGCGGGATCGTCTTCGTGCTGGCCGAACGCCGCAGCGACAGCCCGATGCTGGACCTGCGCATCTTCCGCAGCCCGGCCTTCACCGGCTCCACGCTGGTCGTCATGATCAGCTTCCTGGGGCTGATCGGCTTCTTCTTCGTGCTCAGCCTCTACTTCGGCATGGTGCAGCGGCTCACCACGCTGGAGGCGGGAACGCGCCTCCTCATGGTCACGATCATGCCGCTCGTCCTGGGCGCCGTCTTCGGCCGGCTCGCCCAGCGGCTCTCGGCCCGGCTCCTGATCGCCGGTGGGCTGCTGATCGCCACGGTGGGGCTCTGCACGCTGACCACCATCGGCATCGACACCTCCTTCGCCTCGCTGGCCTGGCGGCTCGCCCTGCTCGGCACCGGCCTCGGCATCGCCTTCCCCTGCATCACCGCGACCGCCGTGGGCTCCGTACCGCCTCACCAGGCCGGCATGGCGGCGGCTGGCAACAACGCCTTCCGGCAGGTCGGCGCCGCCCTCGGCCCCGCCATCCTGGGGGCGCTGCTGACCACGAAGGCCGTCGGTGCCCTTCCCGGACACCTGGGCGACCAAGGGCTCACGGGCGCGGCCGCCGAGCGCATCACCGCGGCCGTCGATCGCGGCGGCCTCGAGGCCGTCGCCGGTATGCCACTGGGCGCGGACACGGGACGGGCCCTCCACGCACTGTCGCTCTCCTTCGTGGACGGCCTCCACCTCTGCCTCGTCGTCTCGGCCGCTCTCATGCTGTGCGGCGCGATCGTCGCGGCCGTCACCCTGCGCCCCCGCGGTGCCGCACCCTCCGTCCCCGCGGCGGGAAGCACCGGTGTCGTCCGGGCCGCCGACGGCGAGGCGCGCACGGGCGCACCGGCCGCCGCGGGCACCGGACCGGACCACGCCTGA
- a CDS encoding sugar ABC transporter substrate-binding protein has translation MTSSPRSAPGRLAAAAALASLLAGCSSSDDSAGGDDGSTKIGFVNGAGTVFHTCLQKAMEQSAKSQGAHLVVANSSQNPVTELSNIEDLIARDVDELIVQTVDVDTLDVDVAKARAAGIPIFLTSVNVEDLSGVLGAVVVDLGRLGALDAGWVEQDAAGQDVKVGVIAGAPGAASDLMVAGFEQALPANAKMVSELPGMFDPAKARESAQDMIEAHPDLDYAFVANEEMALGARQVFDAAGAHVKIVTVNGTDEGLKAVKDGRFSATVANSASVLGQLAVRNSLGLMAGSAVEKVTSAPILLVTRENVDEAPAYCS, from the coding sequence ATGACTTCTTCGCCGCGCAGTGCCCCCGGGCGGCTGGCCGCCGCAGCCGCCCTGGCCTCCCTGCTCGCGGGGTGTTCCTCGTCCGACGACAGTGCGGGCGGGGACGACGGCTCGACGAAGATCGGCTTCGTCAACGGAGCCGGCACCGTCTTCCACACCTGCCTGCAGAAGGCGATGGAACAGTCCGCGAAATCCCAGGGCGCCCACCTCGTCGTCGCCAACTCGTCGCAGAACCCGGTCACCGAACTCTCCAACATAGAAGACCTGATCGCGCGGGACGTGGACGAGCTGATCGTCCAGACCGTCGATGTGGACACCCTCGACGTGGACGTGGCCAAGGCGCGGGCCGCCGGCATCCCGATCTTCCTCACCTCGGTGAACGTGGAGGACCTCTCGGGGGTGCTCGGCGCGGTGGTCGTGGACCTCGGCCGGCTCGGCGCACTCGACGCGGGCTGGGTGGAACAGGACGCGGCAGGGCAGGACGTCAAGGTCGGAGTGATCGCCGGAGCCCCCGGCGCGGCCTCGGATCTGATGGTCGCCGGGTTCGAGCAGGCCCTTCCGGCGAACGCGAAGATGGTCTCGGAGCTTCCGGGGATGTTCGATCCGGCCAAGGCCCGTGAGTCCGCGCAGGACATGATCGAGGCCCATCCCGATCTCGACTACGCCTTCGTGGCGAACGAGGAGATGGCCCTGGGCGCCCGACAGGTCTTCGACGCGGCCGGTGCCCACGTCAAGATCGTCACCGTGAACGGCACCGACGAGGGGCTCAAGGCGGTCAAGGACGGACGGTTCTCCGCCACGGTGGCCAACTCCGCCTCGGTACTCGGTCAGTTGGCCGTACGGAACAGCCTCGGGCTGATGGCGGGAAGCGCCGTCGAGAAGGTCACCTCCGCCCCGATCCTCCTGGTCACCCGGGAGAACGTGGACGAGGCGCCCGCGTACTGTTCCTGA
- a CDS encoding thymidine kinase: protein MPELVFFSGTMDCGKSTLALQIGHNRSARGLQGVIFTRDDRAGQGKLSSRLGLVTEAVEAADGMDLYAYVVNQLSQGGKADYVIVDEAQFLAPPQIDQLARIVDDLGMDVFAFGITTDFRTKLFPGSQRLIELADRLEHLQVEALCWCGARATHNARTVDGEMVVEGEQVVVGDVNRPAKEVGYEVLCRRHHRRRATSATAHAGALSPDVLPVNQT from the coding sequence ATGCCCGAGCTTGTGTTCTTCTCCGGAACGATGGACTGCGGAAAGAGCACGCTGGCCCTGCAGATCGGTCACAACAGGTCCGCGCGCGGGCTCCAGGGCGTGATCTTCACCCGCGACGACCGGGCGGGCCAGGGGAAGCTCTCCTCACGGCTGGGGCTGGTGACGGAGGCCGTCGAGGCGGCCGACGGCATGGATCTCTACGCCTACGTCGTGAACCAGCTGTCCCAGGGCGGCAAGGCGGACTACGTGATCGTGGACGAGGCGCAGTTCCTGGCCCCGCCGCAGATCGACCAGCTCGCCCGGATCGTGGACGACCTCGGGATGGACGTCTTCGCCTTCGGGATCACCACCGACTTCCGCACGAAGCTCTTCCCCGGCTCGCAGCGCCTGATCGAGCTGGCCGACCGCCTCGAACACCTCCAGGTGGAAGCTCTGTGCTGGTGCGGCGCCCGCGCCACGCACAACGCCCGCACGGTGGACGGGGAGATGGTCGTCGAGGGCGAACAGGTCGTGGTCGGTGACGTCAACCGCCCCGCCAAGGAGGTCGGTTACGAGGTGCTCTGCCGCCGTCACCACCGGCGCCGCGCCACCTCCGCCACCGCCCACGCGGGTGCCCTGTCGCCGGACGTCCTCCCGGTGAACCAGACCTGA
- a CDS encoding D-arabinono-1,4-lactone oxidase: MTSTDARTARAWRNWAGNVTARPVREVSPASVDELSDAVRRAAEDGLRVKPVGTGHSFTAAAATDGVLVRPDLLTGIRGIDRGAMTVTVEAGTPLKRLNAALAREGLSLTNMGDIMEQTVAGATSTGTHGTGRDSASIAAQIRALELVTADGTVLRCSEQENPEVFAVARIGLGALGVITAITFAVEPVFLLTAREEPMTFDAVTAGFDELVTENEHFEFYWFPHTGNCNTKRNNRSAGPSAPPGRISGWIEDELLSNGIFRLACSVGRAFPAAIPSIARVSSRALSARTYTDIPYKVFTSPRRVRFVEMEYALPREAAVAALRELKAMVDASPLRISFPVEVRTAPADDIALSTASGRESAYIAVHLYRGTPHQAYFTAVERIMTAHGGRPHWGKVHTRDAGYLAEVYPRFGEFTAVRDRLDPDRLFGNDYLRRVLGD, translated from the coding sequence ATGACCAGCACCGACGCAAGGACGGCGCGCGCGTGGCGCAACTGGGCGGGGAACGTCACCGCCCGGCCGGTACGGGAGGTCTCGCCCGCCTCCGTGGACGAACTCTCCGACGCGGTGCGCCGGGCCGCCGAGGACGGACTGCGGGTGAAGCCGGTCGGCACGGGTCACTCGTTCACGGCGGCGGCGGCCACCGACGGGGTACTCGTCCGCCCCGACCTGCTCACCGGCATCCGCGGCATCGACCGCGGGGCGATGACGGTCACCGTCGAGGCGGGCACCCCGCTCAAGCGGCTCAACGCCGCCCTCGCCCGTGAGGGACTCTCGCTCACCAACATGGGCGACATCATGGAGCAGACCGTCGCCGGGGCCACCTCCACCGGTACCCACGGCACCGGCCGCGACTCGGCGTCCATAGCCGCGCAGATCCGGGCCCTGGAACTCGTCACTGCGGACGGCACGGTGCTGCGCTGCTCCGAACAGGAGAACCCGGAGGTGTTCGCGGTCGCGCGGATCGGGCTCGGCGCGCTGGGCGTGATCACCGCGATCACCTTCGCGGTGGAGCCCGTCTTCCTGCTGACCGCCCGCGAGGAGCCGATGACCTTCGACGCGGTGACCGCCGGCTTCGACGAGTTGGTCACCGAGAACGAGCACTTCGAGTTCTACTGGTTCCCGCACACCGGCAACTGCAACACCAAGCGCAACAACCGCAGCGCGGGTCCCTCCGCCCCGCCGGGCCGGATCAGCGGCTGGATCGAGGACGAACTCCTCTCCAACGGGATCTTCCGGCTGGCCTGTTCGGTGGGCCGTGCCTTCCCCGCTGCGATCCCCTCGATCGCCCGGGTATCCAGCCGGGCCCTGTCGGCCCGTACCTACACGGACATCCCCTACAAGGTGTTCACCAGCCCGCGCCGGGTGCGCTTCGTGGAAATGGAGTACGCCCTTCCGCGCGAGGCCGCCGTGGCGGCGCTGCGGGAACTCAAAGCGATGGTGGACGCCTCGCCGCTGCGGATCAGTTTCCCGGTCGAGGTCCGTACCGCCCCCGCCGACGACATCGCCCTGTCCACCGCGTCCGGCCGCGAGAGCGCCTACATCGCCGTCCATCTCTACCGGGGCACTCCGCACCAGGCGTACTTCACGGCGGTCGAGCGGATCATGACGGCGCACGGCGGGCGTCCGCACTGGGGGAAGGTGCACACCCGGGACGCCGGGTATCTCGCGGAGGTTTACCCGCGGTTCGGTGAGTTCACGGCGGTACGCGACCGGCTGGACCCGGACCGGCTGTTCGGCAACGACTATCTGCGGCGGGTACTGGGCGACTGA